CCGTTCACCAGCAGGTCCTGCTCGCCGGGAGCTTTTCCGTCCCACACAGGCGTGGTCATATGCGGCGTCAGCACGGCGCTTGCGCCTGCGTCCAACACTTCAAACACAGGCTCCAGCGGCGCGTAGACATAGATGTCGGGGTCGAGATACACGAGCGTGTCAAGCTGATGCTTGGCCAGAAGATGCAGCATGAACGCCGGCTTCACGTTCGTATTCAGCTCGAGGATGTCGTACTTCATCGCCTCGGCGCGGAGGTCGGCGACGCCGATCTCATGCAGCATCACCGGCTCAAAGCTGCCGCCGAGGAACGGCGTTGCATCGGTCAGGTTGGCAACGATGAGCACGAAAAAACGATGGCCCGGATGCGCGCGAAGATACGACGCTCCAAGGGTGCGTGCATAGGCAAGATAGTTCGGCGAAACGATAGTGCAGGCAGCGCGATTCATCAATGGCTAGTCTACCTTCTTGAGATTTGCGGCCAGCGTGCATCTCCGTTGCGTTGCCGTCGTGCTTGGTGCGTTCAAGCCGCAGGATTCAGCTGCGGCTCTTCGTTGGACTTAGGGACACGTGGCTTGCGTGGCAGCAACCTCCGCCACAAGCTGTTCTTCACGCGTCGCTTCTGCGGCGTAGCGATCACGAGCGTGCCCTCCGCCTCACCCGGCCACCCGTACAGATAGATGAGATAAGCGAACCAGAAGAAGAGCATTACCGGCAGATAGTTGATGCCGCCGTCGATGGTCGCCACCAAGCAATAAAGGATGATGCCCTTCAACGCGGCCAGCCGCGTCGGCGACTTGAGCGGCGAGCGGTCCACGAGCAGCAGCAACATCGGGCCCCACATCATCAGCAGAAACGCGATGAGACCAAAGTAGCCGTACATGAACGTGGCGGAAGAGTACGTGGCCTCGGAAAGCCCCTGCAGACCGCGCACCGGCAGCCAGTCGGCCTCGGTGATGGCGTTCAACTGTCCGAGTCGGCCGCCCGCCGTCGGGTCGAGCAGAAAGCCCAGCCCCGAACCATTCAGCACCAACGAAGAAAAGATGATGGTCGAGATCGCAATCAGCGCGAGCACACGGTTCTTCGCGTCGCCCAGGTACAGCACCGGCAGCGTCTTGGCCTGACGCGCCAGCAGCGTGATCAGCGGCAGCGCTTCGTAGAGCACGATGCCGACCCAAACCGTACGAGACAGCGTCAGCACCAGGGCGAGCTTCAGCAACCGTCGGCGCCACACCTTTGCTTCCAGCAACTCATACAGCGGAAGGAAGATCAGCATCGCAACGCCGTACAGATTGCCGTTGTTATACGTCGAGATCAGCTTCAGGAAGAGCCCGCGCGCGATGTGCTTGGTGTACTCCAGATCGCCATAGTCGCCGGCGTTCACCGTGAAGTACGGAATCTCCACAAAATGCCCCGTAAGCGGATGCCAGACGAAGAGGAAGATTCCCCAGATCACGGTCAGGAAGATGGACCAGCGGAAGTACCTGGAAAGGCGGTTTCCATCGATCAACGGCAGAAAGGGCGCGTAGATGCCGAGTACCACCCAGGGCAGAAAGATGAAATTTACCGCATTGCCGACCGCAAATCCGGTGTCCGCGAGGCCGAACGTGAGCCCCGTGTAAATGAAGATGCACTGCATGGGCAACATGCACAGCATCGCGAGATAGAGATTCCTGCGATAGCGCAGGGGCAGCGCCAGAAGCCTGTACACCAGCAGCACCGGCGCCGTAAGGCCGAGGAAGACATATCCCCACGTGATCGGTACGAACCCGACCTTGAATCCACCCTTGGGAAACAGCACATTGAACACCACCAGAAACCAGGCAGTGAACATAGCCACGGGATGTGGATGGCGGAAGAGACGCATGAAGGTTCGCTCGAAACGTTACGCCGTACGTCCGGCGCGTAGACGGGCAAACTGTTCCTGCGATGCAGGGTCAGCCGCCATGCGAAGCCAGAAACGCTTGGCGATGGCACCCATCAAGCCCAGAAGGAACGAGATGGCAATCGCAAGATAGAGCAGCGTCTTGCGCGGCGGCCAGGCCTTGCGGTCCGGCACCAGCGCCATATCGATCACCTGGAAGGTAGAGCTCTTCTCAGCCTCCGCCAGTCGCGCGGTTTCGTACTGGCGCGACATCGACTCCACGATCGTTTCGTGTTCGCGTACATCGCGCGTGGCGCGCAGCAGGTCCAGGTTCTTGTCGGGCATACCCGCAGCGCTCGGCGCAGCGCCGACGGGAACCGCACCGGTGCTGCTTTCCATCTGGCTTTCCTTGGCCTCAAGCTGACGAATCTGCGAACGCATCGTGACCACTTCAGGGGCGTTCTCCGTTTCGCGCTGCAGCAGTCCAGCAAGCTGTACCTCGTAGCCCGTGATCTGCTGGCGAATCGCCTGAATCGACGCAATTCCCGCCTGCGTCTGCGAAGAAGAATCCACCAGACCTGTCGACTTCTGCGTCTTCGCCAGGCGGTCTTCTGCGGAGTACAGCAGTTCGCGTTCCTGCTCCAACTGCTTCTCAAAGAACTTTCGCGTCTGCGCGCCTTCGGTCAGGCTGAGACGATCATTCAGGTTCCGGAAGGCCACCAGATAAGCATTGGCAATCTGCGCGGAGCGCTGCGCGCTGACATCCTTCACCTTCAACTGGATCAGCGAATCGGCGCCTTCGTTCACCGTAGTCTCGCTAGCCAACACACCACGAACGGCCTCGCGGTCCTTCGCGTGGAAGCTCTTCATCAGGTCCAGTTGATCGATGACGTCATCCTGCACACTGCGGCTGCTGAGAAGACCGATGTACAGAGCGCCGGCGCTGCGCTGGCCAAAGATCGCCGCCATGGCCGAGTCCTGTCCGTGCATGTTCGTCGGAAGAATCGATGCTGTGCTGACAAACAGCGTCTTCATCGAAAAAATTCCGGCGACGCACAAAGTCAGTGCGACCGCAAAGATGCTGGCGATCAGACGCCACTCAAGGACGATCGAGACAACTACCGCCAGTATGTCTATGCCTTGTTCCCCTTCAGAGGCGTTGGGCAGCGGAGAGTTGGAATGTTCAAGCGACATGCGAAATCAAATCCTCAAAGATGCAAAATCTCTCGTCAGCGAAAGCTACCGCAGCACGTTGATAGCTGCAGCACCGAAGCCAATGTTGCCGATCACCTGCGAGATTGCCAGGATGCGCTGCAGAATCGCGCGCTTGTCCAGCACCGGCGGAACCACCACCGTATCGCCCGGATAGATCGGCGCCGCCAGCACGTGAGCATACTGGCGGCTGACCACCGAACCGTCGGCGCGCAACACAAAGATACGCTTGCGATCCGCCTCACGGTCAGGCCCACCCGCGCGCTCCAGGTACTTCAACACCGTTTGGCCGGGGGCGAACAGGAACGCATTGGCGCTGTACACCTGCCCCTGCACGTTCACGTTCGACGGGATGCGCGGCACCACGAAGCGGTCACCGTCCTCGAGCGCAAGATCGGGAATCTGATCCACCCCCTGGCTGTCGGGACGAAGGTCCAGCACGATACGGCCGATGGGCTGCATACGGCGCAGGCGCGCCACGGCGCTCCGCGCATCGGCGGCAGAAGCCGTCGCGGCCAGCTGATCGCCCGACGTAGCGGCACGTGCCTGATTGCTCGCGGTCACGGCGGATATCTGCGCTTCCAGCTCGTCGGCATACTCCGCCAGACGCTGCTGCTCCACGCGGCGGGTCGACTCGCGCGTGAACTCGGAAGCATAGAGATACGCATCCGAGGTCAGACCACCGGCGCGCTGGATCAAGGCGCGCAAAGTTTCGCCCGGCTGCACGCTGTAGACACCGGACGCGACGAACTCGCCCTCCAGACGCACGTAGCGCGTCTGCTGCGAGCCAGGCACACGGATATCGGCCTTCGAGAAGATCGTGATGACATCACCGGCCTGCAACGGCAGGTTCTGCGAAGCATCATGGTCCAGCACCAGCTTGCCCAGGTTGAACGGAATCAACGAGGTCGTTAGATCTTCCTTGTTCTGACGTTCAATGACAGCGTAGCCCCAGTCGATGTCCGGCGCGGAAAGCACCACATCCGTCTTCGCGTCGAACAGATTGTTGCTCGCCGTCAGCGCAGCGCCTACAGAGCTTCCACCACCATCCGAGCTGGTCGCCGTCTTGCTGGAATTACTTCCGCTCTCACGCTCCGTCTGCGAACCATGTACCTGCAGCGCGCCTTCTTCATCAATCGGCTGCGAACCCGAGCGGGGTGCATAGTCCTGCTGCGCCTGACCGAGCTGATTGCGCTTGCGCCAGTAGGAACGCGTGACCAGCGCTTCGCGCGACGGGAAGAGATCGCTGAGGTGCATTCCCTCATGCCAGACATAGCGTCCGGGGTTCGCCACGTTGCCACGCAGCGTCACGGCGTTGCGGAAGCGATCGATGATCGAGGTCACCGTAATGATGTCGCCATCGCGAATCGGATCATGGCTATCCAGCGAGATGTCGCGCATCGAGCGGTCGGCATGGTCATGTACGCGCTCGAGGCGAACCGTCTGGCCCGCCGCAACGTTCGTCTGTCCGCCAGCGAGCTCCAGCACGGAAGCGACATCCTTCTCGCCCTTCAGCTCGTAGATGGCCGGAACCGCAACGCTGCCCATGATCGCTACCTGCGGACCCACCGTCGGGAAGAAGACCACATCGCCCGAAGCCAGTGCGATATCGTGCGACTTATCACCATGCAACAGAAGGTCGTACAGATCGAAGTGTTCGATGACCTTACCGCCACGGCGCACCTGAATGTCGCGCACCGAACCGCTAGGCAATGGACCACCCGAAGCAAACACCGCGTTGAGCAACGTGCTCAGCGACGACACCGAGTACGAACCCGGACGGCGCGCCTGGCCCACCACGAAGATCTGAATCGTGCGCAGACGACCAAGCTGTGCGCTCAACGTGAAGTTGCGATAGTAACGACCTAGCTGCTGGTTCAGGAATGACCCGAGCTGCCCGTAATGCAGCCCAGCAACCTGCACAGAACCCACGCCCGGCAACTGGATCGCGCCTGAGCGATCTACGCGCAGAGTGAGCTTGTCATTGAACTGTCCCGCGAGCTGAACGAGAATTTCATCGCCCGGCCCGATCACGTAGTTGTCGTTGACGGGAACCTCGTCGATCGGCGCAAAGGTCGAAGGCACACCGCTGAAGAGCGACGCACCAAAGATCGGCACACGGCGTCCGGTGCTGGCCAGCACCATCTCTTCAAACTCCGTCGGCACATCGCGAACCGCAGAGGAGACCTCTGCGCGACGCGTCGCATCGTCTGCGCGATCCGTCGTCGCTTCTGCCGAACGCGTCTGCGCGTTCTGCGCTCCGCTTTGTATTGAGGTCCCGCTCAAGGACGATGGAGCCGAAATGCTCGCGCCACCAAATCCACCCGCTGCTCCCCCAGTGGCTCCGCCGCCACCGCCGCCCGTCTGTGCAAGAGCGGACGTGGTGCCAGCGATCATCAACAGAGCAAGGCACGCCTGCGAGAAGCTGCGGGGGGAAAAGATGGAGGACAAGCGGGTCGCTGAGAACGGATTCACGCCGAAAAACCTGTTTCTAGCCGGGTAGAGCTGGCTGTAGCTAAACTCTGCCGCGCGGTTGTGCGCGCAGCAGGATGGTGCAAGAAGTCTAATGGATAGCGAGCATTTCGAGTGCGCCGGTGCGAGCTTTCGCTCCTAACGCTGAATACACGAAGGCCACCTCCACCAAGGGAAGTGGCCTCGAGAACTTCAAAAGGCTAAAGGGTAAAACCGCAAGCTTAGCGCGAGCGGAAGCGCGCATACAGCGCAGCGCCAGCAGCACCGACCAGGCCGAGAACAGCCGTCGGGCACTCAGGCGAGTTCACGCAACCAGTCTGAGCGTGCGCAAGAACAGGAATGAAAAGCAGGGAGCCGATAAATACGATGCGCGAGGTTGCCTTCATGATGATCTTCGCCTTCGAGGAAAATTTGGAGTGTTCAGGGTGTTGATTCAGGATAACGATACCACCCCGTAGGTGGCAAGCTCCAAAATCCAACCCCTGAATAGCTACTTATTCACGATAGATTCTCAAAATGGGTCGCAGGTTGCCCGGGCCTCAAATTTCTGACGGAAGCCGCACGGCGACTCGCCCCTTCAGCCGCAGCCGCAACTCCGCCGTCGCTTCCCGATGACACATCAGGCAGAGCGTCCTCAAATTATCCAGATCGCACTCTCCCCCGCCCTCCGCAACGGGGCGGATATGGTCGGCGTCCCACAACGACCGCCGTGCCGTCACAGACCGCAAACCCCACATTTCGAGCGCGATGGCTCTCGAATTTCCGCGCGAACGCTTCAGCCTCGCATACTCGGCAACCGTGTCCGAGGAGCACAGCGCACAGATCCCGCGGTCCCGCAGAAAGACCTGGTCGCGCAGATATCCGGGGTCCGACCGCAGACGCCACTGGTGCACGCAGTATTCGGAACAGAAGGTGCGCCGCCGCTTCGCCAGAATCTCCAGCCGGCACCACCGGCAGAGCGGAAGCCCATTCGGCCCGCGCTCACGCTGCTCCGGCCGAAGCCAGCCCGACTCGGCAAGTCGACGCGCAGTTTTCGCCTGATGGGAGCTCGAGGACATGGTGAGAAAAGCTTATCGCGCTCCGCCGACCTCTACAGCTACGGCCGCTCAGAGCGCATCACAGCTAAAGAAGTCTGGAGGAGACGCATCATGGCAGATCAGAACAAGAACGAACAGCCGGCCCAGAGCAACAGCACGGCATCAGGCTCCAGCAACGCCCCTGCGACAAGCCCCGAGCCGCAGACGGCACCCAACCAGATCAACCCCTCGGCCCCCGGCGAAACAGGTACGACTACGAAGTAGCCGCCAGCCCCGGGTTTGGAAACCCGAAAGCCCCTATGCGAGACTGGCAAAGCTGCCATCCCCGCACAGGGGCCTATAGCTCAATCGGTTAGAGCAGGGGACTCATAATCCCTTGGTTCCAGGTTCGAGTCCTGGTGGGCCCACCATCCACATTCTTCAGCCATAGATCATTCGCAACGCTGACCATGCGGTGTTGGCCTGCAGCCCAACACCGCTTTCACCGTCGCTGGTAACAACTTCGAGCTTGCTCGCCGTGGCGGTTGCAGGCAGTCCTTGGCATCCACTCTGGTGAGGCGTTCGTGGCAGTGTCCATGAACCGAGGTTCCGCGTGGATCGCTATGGTCAATGTGGCGTACGGAATACGCTCCAGATTTGCAGACCAGCTAAACCGAAATGCCCGAATCACTATAACCACCTTATTTACTTTTACTTACAAGTGAAATCCGTTCTGGATTCATGCTTGCCCCATGTTTTGTGCAGTTTGCCATCACAGCCCTTTTGGGGCGAAGATAAGGCGAAATGTTGCGCTCCGCACAACTCGTCAGCCACATGGTGGAGGAGGCACTCTCGAAGCGTGTTGCGTCGCCATTTGCTCCTGCGGTGAGGGCCGAGGCAAGGCTGCCCTTTGGGATTGAAGCGATAGACTCCGCAGCGCACGGTGGTGCTCCCATTGGGGCCATTACCGAGTTGGTAGGTGGCCTCTGCTCAGGCCGCACCGGCGCGGCACAACACTTCGTCTCGTGCCTTCAAGCAGAAGGAAGCGTCAGCGCGTGGGTGGACGTCAGCGATTCCTTCGACCCGATCTCTGCCAGCGCGGCAGGCATGGACCTGAAGCGGCTGCTATGGGTGCGTGGAGCGAGAGCGGCGACAAACGTAGCGGCGACAAACGAGGGATGGGTCGCGCAACGCGTAGCCGGGCATACGGAGGCCTTTGCACCGAGCGGAGGCGGCGGCAGCCCACATCCGCGCAGCGAAGGCCGCAACATGCCGCAGGCTGTGCAGGCGTTACTCGGAGCGCATGGTGGTCTG
Above is a genomic segment from Granulicella cerasi containing:
- a CDS encoding GNVR domain-containing protein, which gives rise to MKTLFVSTASILPTNMHGQDSAMAAIFGQRSAGALYIGLLSSRSVQDDVIDQLDLMKSFHAKDREAVRGVLASETTVNEGADSLIQLKVKDVSAQRSAQIANAYLVAFRNLNDRLSLTEGAQTRKFFEKQLEQERELLYSAEDRLAKTQKSTGLVDSSSQTQAGIASIQAIRQQITGYEVQLAGLLQRETENAPEVVTMRSQIRQLEAKESQMESSTGAVPVGAAPSAAGMPDKNLDLLRATRDVREHETIVESMSRQYETARLAEAEKSSTFQVIDMALVPDRKAWPPRKTLLYLAIAISFLLGLMGAIAKRFWLRMAADPASQEQFARLRAGRTA
- a CDS encoding polysaccharide biosynthesis/export family protein, with translation MNPFSATRLSSIFSPRSFSQACLALLMIAGTTSALAQTGGGGGGATGGAAGGFGGASISAPSSLSGTSIQSGAQNAQTRSAEATTDRADDATRRAEVSSAVRDVPTEFEEMVLASTGRRVPIFGASLFSGVPSTFAPIDEVPVNDNYVIGPGDEILVQLAGQFNDKLTLRVDRSGAIQLPGVGSVQVAGLHYGQLGSFLNQQLGRYYRNFTLSAQLGRLRTIQIFVVGQARRPGSYSVSSLSTLLNAVFASGGPLPSGSVRDIQVRRGGKVIEHFDLYDLLLHGDKSHDIALASGDVVFFPTVGPQVAIMGSVAVPAIYELKGEKDVASVLELAGGQTNVAAGQTVRLERVHDHADRSMRDISLDSHDPIRDGDIITVTSIIDRFRNAVTLRGNVANPGRYVWHEGMHLSDLFPSREALVTRSYWRKRNQLGQAQQDYAPRSGSQPIDEEGALQVHGSQTERESGSNSSKTATSSDGGGSSVGAALTASNNLFDAKTDVVLSAPDIDWGYAVIERQNKEDLTTSLIPFNLGKLVLDHDASQNLPLQAGDVITIFSKADIRVPGSQQTRYVRLEGEFVASGVYSVQPGETLRALIQRAGGLTSDAYLYASEFTRESTRRVEQQRLAEYADELEAQISAVTASNQARAATSGDQLAATASAADARSAVARLRRMQPIGRIVLDLRPDSQGVDQIPDLALEDGDRFVVPRIPSNVNVQGQVYSANAFLFAPGQTVLKYLERAGGPDREADRKRIFVLRADGSVVSRQYAHVLAAPIYPGDTVVVPPVLDKRAILQRILAISQVIGNIGFGAAAINVLR
- a CDS encoding PExPT-CTERM protein; this translates as MKATSRIVFIGSLLFIPVLAHAQTGCVNSPECPTAVLGLVGAAGAALYARFRSR
- a CDS encoding HNH endonuclease signature motif containing protein produces the protein MSSSSHQAKTARRLAESGWLRPEQRERGPNGLPLCRWCRLEILAKRRRTFCSEYCVHQWRLRSDPGYLRDQVFLRDRGICALCSSDTVAEYARLKRSRGNSRAIALEMWGLRSVTARRSLWDADHIRPVAEGGGECDLDNLRTLCLMCHREATAELRLRLKGRVAVRLPSEI